From a region of the Constantimarinum furrinae genome:
- a CDS encoding M36 family metallopeptidase, protein MKKATLLFLIVVLCAFFNEHYAQNSVKDIQTFLDQKLESNQLLPLDAQWEITDQNTSRGTGVQHIYFRQLVNGIPVYGTESGIHFLPGGKLLQANERFIRNAADRSSAASPSLTAAQAVESAASLLNYNVTEKLSILERKGGVTQEVLLSDGGISLSPIPAKLVYQLDNNGQLVLSWDISIQEKSQQEWYSLRINAISGEIVDKANWMVSCSFEHDHSEDHNVLNYNDNLYDIPNYKELIAEENAACGGCYEVFAMPLESPYFGTRTTETLPADPTASPFGWHDTDGVAGAEFTVTRGNNVNAYEDGNNPGYQPDGGALLDFTGFPFNQVYTGGNQYEDAAITNLFYWNNIIHDVMYQYGFDEAGGNFQENNYGNGGSGSDSVNAEAQDGSGSCNANFGTPPDGGNPQMQMYVCGDKDGDFDNLVITHEYGHGISNRLTGGPAASGCLQNSEQMGEGWSDFFGVILTIEPGDTGTDSRAVGTYLFGQGPGGGGIRSFPYSTDFGVNPHTYDDIKTEAVPHGVGSVWAAMLWEMTWELVGAHGFDPNIYNFTGDVNLDAGNVMALALVIEGLKLQPCSPGFVDGRDAILAADAAIYGGANECLIWDAFARRGLGLSADQGSSGSRSDGTEAFDTPSGVAQITAPNDVCFSSDVLTGLGGGSPFGGVYSGPGVTDDGNGSTYSFDIAAAGVGVHTISYEVQAGACSVASTATDDIEVLAVPNGPTTTGAMDICVGDTVTVTATPNDPANVIRWFDAPTGGNFLAEGTSYAFNPTSNVTVYAQENPPGPLSTLVISELTFETPDRLEIQNVGVNADYTGYAVALSDQPYTNINSMNSVVQMLGPIGQDSVFNFNDDGGAGYWGSNIWWGTPGTGWVIIIDDLGNVVDSVFWNFTAAEIATLNVTINGFNITAADLDWTGDGASLTATCSGSFRRTGDTDSDADWSGVCETSDFGVANEDIGIGFSGCLAERTPADVTVDAEDPVVTCPADQTETTPAGVPFSLPDYTPLASATDNCTASPILTQSPASGSSVGPGVTTVTITATDGAGNQDSCTFDVTVTEILGVGDANFIKNIVLYPNPTQGELILSNLTSEQLVSATITDVNGRIIQVIDLEHAGITTNINVEILSTGMYFVTIQGATTSVVKRIVKQ, encoded by the coding sequence ATGAAAAAAGCTACCCTACTATTTCTCATTGTAGTGTTGTGTGCGTTTTTTAATGAACACTATGCACAAAACAGTGTGAAAGACATCCAGACCTTTTTAGATCAGAAGCTGGAAAGCAATCAACTCCTTCCTTTGGACGCCCAATGGGAAATTACAGACCAAAATACCAGTAGAGGAACTGGTGTACAACATATTTATTTTCGCCAGCTGGTCAATGGAATTCCGGTTTACGGAACCGAATCCGGCATTCACTTTTTACCCGGCGGAAAACTACTTCAGGCAAATGAGCGATTTATACGCAATGCGGCAGATCGATCTTCAGCTGCTTCCCCATCACTAACTGCGGCACAAGCAGTAGAGTCGGCCGCCAGTCTTCTTAACTATAATGTAACAGAGAAGCTTTCCATTCTTGAACGAAAAGGAGGAGTTACACAGGAAGTACTTTTAAGTGACGGTGGTATTTCATTAAGCCCGATTCCTGCCAAATTGGTGTATCAACTTGACAATAACGGTCAACTTGTATTATCATGGGATATTTCAATTCAGGAAAAAAGTCAGCAGGAATGGTATAGCCTTCGTATAAACGCTATTTCCGGTGAGATCGTAGATAAGGCGAATTGGATGGTGAGCTGCTCATTTGAACACGATCACAGTGAAGATCATAACGTGCTTAACTATAACGATAATTTATACGATATTCCTAATTATAAGGAGTTAATTGCGGAAGAGAATGCTGCTTGTGGTGGATGCTATGAAGTATTCGCAATGCCTTTGGAAAGCCCTTACTTCGGTACAAGAACGACTGAAACTTTACCTGCAGATCCAACGGCTTCCCCTTTCGGGTGGCACGATACTGATGGTGTTGCAGGAGCAGAATTTACGGTAACCAGAGGTAACAATGTGAATGCATACGAGGATGGAAATAATCCCGGGTATCAACCCGATGGTGGAGCCCTATTAGATTTTACCGGATTTCCATTCAATCAGGTATACACCGGAGGTAACCAGTATGAAGATGCCGCGATAACCAATCTTTTCTACTGGAACAATATCATCCATGATGTTATGTACCAATACGGTTTCGATGAAGCAGGAGGAAATTTTCAGGAAAATAATTACGGTAATGGTGGATCAGGCAGTGACTCAGTAAATGCTGAAGCTCAGGACGGTTCCGGGTCCTGTAATGCAAATTTTGGAACTCCTCCCGATGGTGGTAACCCTCAAATGCAAATGTATGTATGTGGTGATAAGGATGGTGATTTTGATAACCTGGTAATAACCCACGAATACGGACACGGAATTTCAAACCGACTTACAGGAGGACCTGCAGCTTCAGGATGTTTGCAGAATTCAGAACAGATGGGTGAGGGATGGAGTGACTTTTTTGGAGTAATCTTAACCATAGAGCCGGGAGATACCGGAACAGATTCCCGTGCTGTAGGAACCTATCTATTTGGTCAGGGACCCGGAGGTGGAGGCATACGTTCTTTTCCATACAGTACAGATTTTGGAGTGAACCCACATACCTATGACGATATTAAAACGGAAGCCGTACCTCATGGGGTTGGCTCGGTTTGGGCTGCTATGCTTTGGGAAATGACCTGGGAATTGGTAGGAGCGCACGGGTTCGACCCGAATATCTACAATTTTACAGGAGATGTAAATTTAGATGCCGGTAACGTCATGGCCTTAGCTCTAGTGATTGAAGGACTTAAATTACAGCCGTGTAGCCCTGGATTCGTAGACGGAAGAGATGCTATTCTTGCTGCAGATGCAGCGATCTATGGAGGAGCAAACGAATGTTTGATCTGGGATGCGTTTGCACGACGAGGATTAGGATTAAGTGCCGATCAGGGTTCTTCAGGAAGCAGATCGGATGGAACCGAGGCTTTCGATACACCATCAGGAGTTGCACAGATAACCGCACCAAATGATGTATGTTTTTCATCCGACGTTTTAACAGGACTCGGCGGAGGTTCTCCGTTTGGAGGGGTCTACAGTGGTCCCGGTGTAACCGATGACGGAAATGGTTCTACGTATTCCTTCGACATTGCTGCGGCAGGTGTAGGGGTACATACTATTTCATATGAAGTTCAGGCAGGTGCCTGTTCTGTAGCCTCTACAGCCACCGATGATATTGAAGTCCTGGCAGTGCCAAATGGGCCGACCACGACAGGTGCCATGGATATCTGTGTGGGCGACACGGTTACTGTAACCGCTACTCCCAACGACCCGGCAAACGTAATTCGTTGGTTCGATGCACCCACGGGAGGTAATTTTCTTGCTGAAGGAACATCTTATGCCTTTAACCCAACTTCGAATGTTACAGTATATGCACAAGAAAATCCACCAGGCCCATTATCCACTTTGGTGATCTCTGAGCTAACTTTTGAGACTCCGGATAGATTAGAGATTCAAAATGTAGGCGTTAATGCCGATTACACAGGCTACGCGGTCGCGTTGAGTGATCAGCCTTATACGAATATAAACAGTATGAATAGTGTGGTCCAAATGCTTGGTCCAATTGGTCAGGATTCAGTGTTTAACTTTAATGATGACGGAGGTGCCGGTTATTGGGGGTCAAATATCTGGTGGGGAACTCCCGGAACCGGATGGGTGATCATCATTGACGATCTTGGTAATGTAGTTGACTCTGTATTCTGGAATTTCACTGCTGCTGAGATTGCGACGCTTAACGTCACGATCAATGGATTTAATATTACTGCTGCAGATCTTGATTGGACAGGTGATGGAGCCAGTCTTACTGCTACATGTTCAGGGTCTTTCCGTAGGACAGGTGATACTGACTCGGATGCAGATTGGTCTGGAGTATGCGAGACATCAGATTTCGGAGTGGCGAACGAAGATATTGGTATTGGTTTTTCAGGTTGTTTGGCCGAAAGAACTCCTGCCGATGTTACGGTAGATGCCGAAGATCCCGTAGTAACCTGTCCGGCAGATCAAACTGAAACAACTCCCGCCGGAGTTCCATTTAGTTTACCGGATTATACTCCATTGGCCAGCGCTACCGATAATTGTACAGCGTCACCAATACTTACGCAATCTCCTGCTTCAGGAAGTAGTGTAGGGCCCGGAGTAACAACGGTAACGATTACTGCAACAGATGGTGCAGGAAATCAGGATAGTTGTACATTCGACGTAACGGTAACGGAAATACTTGGAGTTGGCGATGCTAATTTTATTAAGAATATCGTATTGTATCCAAATCCAACACAGGGAGAACTTATCCTTTCTAATCTTACTTCAGAACAGCTTGTCTCAGCAACCATCACCGATGTAAATGGACGGATAATTCAGGTTATTGATCTGGAACATGCAGGCATTACTACAAATATCAATGTAGAAATCCTGTCCACCGGAATGTATTTTGTAACAATACAAGGAGCTACAACTTCTGTTGTAAAACGTATCGTGAAGCAATAA
- a CDS encoding superoxide dismutase family protein: MKKIGISLAVLSMFAFTACKDKTKDVDKEDEMMEETNMDMEDSMNEEEDIKVITIALEARSDSKANGKVTFEEKDGMVSMTANIEGLQPGTHAIHIHEKADCSAADGTSAGGHWNPTFEDHGKWGDAKGYHKGDIGNFEADDTGNGEISMQTDEWCLGCGDSKKDLMGKSVIVHQGADDFTSQPSGAAGARVSCGGIIQ; this comes from the coding sequence ATGAAAAAAATAGGTATTTCACTGGCAGTGCTTTCAATGTTTGCATTTACGGCCTGCAAGGACAAAACAAAAGATGTGGACAAGGAGGATGAAATGATGGAAGAAACCAACATGGATATGGAAGATTCTATGAATGAAGAGGAAGATATTAAGGTAATAACCATAGCTCTTGAAGCCAGAAGTGATTCTAAAGCCAATGGTAAGGTTACATTTGAGGAAAAAGATGGAATGGTTAGTATGACTGCTAATATAGAAGGATTACAACCTGGCACACATGCGATACATATTCATGAAAAGGCAGATTGCTCGGCTGCAGATGGAACTTCGGCAGGAGGTCATTGGAACCCCACTTTTGAAGATCATGGTAAATGGGGTGATGCCAAAGGGTACCATAAAGGAGACATAGGGAACTTTGAAGCAGACGATACTGGTAACGGGGAAATTTCGATGCAGACCGATGAATGGTGTCTGGGATGTGGCGATTCAAAAAAAGATCTAATGGGGAAATCTGTCATCGTACATCAGGGAGCCGATGATTTTACAAGCCAGCCTTCCGGTGCCGCCGGAGCACGAGTAAGTTGTGGCGGGATTATTCAATAA